DNA from Calditrichota bacterium:
TCATTACTACGAGGTCGGAAGGTCGGGGATCTGCCATTCGCTTCTGCCCGACGAAGGCCTCGTCGCACCGGGGGACCTCGTTGTCGGCGCGGACAGCCATACCTGCACTTACGGCGCGTTAGGCGCCTTCTCAACCGGCATCGGCTCGACCGATATGGCTTGCGCCTGGGCATTGGGGGAACTCTGGTTCCGCGTTCCGGAGACGATCCGGATCGACCTCTATGGTGAACCGGCTCCCTATGTCGGGGCCAAGGACATCATCCTAAACGTTATCGGAACACTTGGCGTCGATGGCGCGATCTATCAAGCACTTGAATTCGGCGGTGAAGCAATCCGCCAAATGACCATGGACGGACGGATCACGCTCTGCAATATGGCTATCGAAGCCGGCGCCAAAGCCGGCCTGATCGAACCGGACTGGACCACCGCAGCCTATATTGATGAAATCCGTCGCCGCAAGGGGCGTCCGGCGATGCCCGAAGCAGCCCTCGACCTGACCAGCGATCCCGATGCGCGTTATACGCGGCGGCTTGCCTTCGACGTCGGCTCCATCCGGCCTACCGTGGCGGTTCCCTACCTGCCATCGAACATTGCACCGGCGGCTGCGTTGGGTGACATCAAAGTTGATCAGGTAGTGATTGGCTCCTGCACCAACGGACGGATCGAGGACTTCCGTATCGCTGCCGAAGTGTTGGGCGAAAGGCCGGTTCATCGGGAAGTTCGGCTGCTCATCATCCCGGCTACGCCTGAAATCTATAAAGCGCTCATCAGCGAAGGTCTTGCCGCGCAATTTATGGAAGCCGGAGCGGTTATCACGCCACCTACCTGCGGGCCTTGCATCGGCGGGCATATGGGGGTTCTGGGTGCCGGTGAGACCGGCCTCTTCACCACCAACCGCAACTTTCACGGCCGCAACGGGCATCCCGATTCACGGGTCTATCTGGCTGGACCGGCAGTGGCCGCGGCGAGCGCGGCAGCCGGGAGGATCGTTGAGCCGGAGAGATGATGCGCTCACTGACTCTCTCGCCTGCCAATAGAGCAAAGTTCACTATGACCAACGATAGAGAAGAGCGGATCACCTTCGAACGGCTCTCCGACAGCCTCGGTTTCCGGGTCAACTATCTGGCGCGGCTGATGCGCAGTGAACTGGAGTTTCGCATCAAGCCGTTTGGGTTGAACGGCACTACCTGGCCGGTGATGGTTGCGCTCTACGAACAGGACGGTCAGTCCCAAAGCGATATTGGCGACCGCACCGGAATGGACGCGCCGACGATGACCCGGGCTCTCGACAACCTCGAAGCGAGACGCTACATCGACCGCTACCGCGACGACCACGACCGCCGGGTGCAATTGATCCTGTTGACCCGCGAAGGTCGCAGCGTCGCCATCCGCGCAGCGCAAATCGGTGAGGAAATCAACCGCGAAACAGTCCAGTTGCTGTCGGAAGAGGAGCGGGAGATTCTTTGGAGCAGCGTCTCGCGAATCGAGACTGCTCTGAAGAGCCTGATCGAAAAACGGGTGGATTATTATGCTGACGAGGCGAGTCGGGTATGACCATTGTGTGGGTTAGCGGGCAAGCGAGTAGACGGGTAAGCGAGTAGCGGGCTTCAGAATTAGGGAGGTTTGTTGGGAGTTGCTTTCAAATACGGCGATTCGGTCGATACCGACGTCATCATTCCGGCGCGTTATTGCACCCGGTTCGATGCGGTTTATCTGGCGCAGCACTGCCTCGAAGACCTCGACGCGACATTTGCCAGCCGGGTCCGCCCCGGAGACATCGTCGTGGCAGGCGAGAACTTTGGCTGTGGCTCGTCGCGCGAGAACGCGCCGATTGCCATCAAAGGCGCCGGTGTTGCGGCGGTTATCGCAAAATCGTTCGCCCGCATTTTTTACCGCAACTCGATCAACATCGGCCTGCCGATCCTGATCTGTCCCGACGCCGTTGAAGGCATTCAAGACGGTGATAAAGTCGAGGTCGCACCCGCCAACGGGACGATTCGCAACCATACCCGGGGCGGGGAGTGGCAGGCAGCGGCGTTTCCGGCCGAGATCCAGGGCATCATCGAAGCCGGGGGACTGGTTGGCTATGTACGAGCCAGACTCCAAAACGCAGCCTCTTGACGCTCGTGGAGGGCGGGTTTCAACCCCCCAATAACGGATAGGAATGTCTGCCCTTCTGCACGGGCGACGCTGTGCAAAATCACCCAATCAAACGTCGGATACTGTGCCAAACCACACCTATACTGCATCAGTCCGTCCGGTATAGGCCAATAGCCTTGTAGATAGCCCGTTAGAATCACGTAAGTATCTAATAATCAGTTATGGAACGATATTTGCAAATGCGACCTTTACAGATACAAGTGTGTGCAAAAATTGCATAACAGGGCATTTTAATGACTGGTATCGTGCCTGACCATAAGCCCGGATCAGGTCCTTATGGTGCGGCTTACATCCCTTATGGCGCCTGGGGCGGCAGTTGGTTTCCGGCCTGGCACACCAGCGCGTTGGCTGAGATCGATATCGGACGGTTCGCCGCTGAGGCTTTTGCCTTTGTCCTTGGGCAGCGCGGCATCCGCACTGTCGACCTCGACTACCTGATCAGTGGCTCGACGATTCCCTGGCTTTTCAAGTTCTGGGGTTCGCCCTATCTGTCGCATCTCTTCGGCAAACGACTGCCCGGTTTTCACCTCGAGCAGGCCTGTGCGACGGGATTGCAGGTGATCGTCAAGGCGACCGCACAGGTTGCCTCGGGCAGCCACCGCGCGGTCGGGGTGCTCGCCTTCGACAAGACGAGCAACTCGCCGGCTTCGATCTTCCCAAACCAAGGCAGTTACCGCCGGACGGAAGTCCAAAGCGACGTGTGGGACAATTTCGGCTTCGACCCGTCGGCGGGAGCCTCCGGACGGGCGCAAGCCTCCGGCGAGACTTCGATGATTGCTTGCGCCGGGCGAGCCTGCCGTCAGTTTAAATTGGACTTCAGCGAGATTGCCGATCTCGCCTGGCATCGTTATCAGCAGTATTTCGACGCCAGGTCCTCGGGCTGGCTGGACCGGATTCTCTTCCCGATGTCGGTTCTCGACGTGCGTGGGCAGAAGATCGGAACCGTCGATGAAGACACCGGCGTCCGACGCTACGAATCGGCGGATCAGATCCGAGCCGAGCGGCAGATCGACGCCGGGGTCAGCGCCGGAACCCAGACCCACGCCTCGGACGGAATGTTCGGGATGGTCGTAACCGACCGGGAGGGTTTGTCGCAATTCAGTTCCCGCCCTGAGATCGCGATTCAACTGCTTGGCGCAGCCGAATATCGCACCGCGCTTGGAATGATGCCCGAAGCCCCCGCGTTAGCCGCCGCGCAACTCCTGAACCGGCTCGGCCTGAAGATCGGCGATGTTACGACCTTCTACGACCACAATCCATTCGCTGTTAACGACTTGATCTTCGCGCGGCACTTCGGGATAGATTGGCACCCGATGAACGAGACCGGCTGCCCGCTTGTCTATGGCCATCCGCAAGGTCCAACATTGGTGCGGGTCACCGTCGAAGCCCTTGAAAGAACCGTTGAAAAGGGCGGCGGACTCGCCCTGGTCTTCGGCTGTGCAGCCGGTGATGTCGGGATAGCCGCACTCTTTCGGGTCGATGATCATAAAGCGGGGGGATCAAAGTGAAGACGATGCGACAGGCGACAACGGAGACGCTCGGACTGGGTCATCCGCTCGCCTTCTTCAAAAATGGCCGGCTGCCGGTTACCGCGGCTGAACTGGTTGAACGAGTCTTTGGCGGCGCCACTGGCCGCGGCGCGCTCGTCATCAGCGGCGGAAACGGGATCGTCGGGTCGGGCAAGGCGATGCAGTTGGGAGCGCGGCTGCTCGATTACGGTGTGCCGGTAGTGACCCTCGACCTGCCTGATGCTCCACCCGGGCTGAAAGGGCAAATGGACGGCCTCATCCGGTCGTTCGGGCCAGCCGGGGCTGCTGCCATTGCAGCCAATATCGTCCAAATGACTTACGACGGCAGGCGCCTACCCGCGACCTTGACCCGGTTCAACCCACGATTCGTCCTCGAGGCGATTCCCGAAGTGCTCGCCATCAAGCGGGCGCACTATGCGCTCTGGCGCGAGGTCTATCCAGAGATCACCATCCGGTCGGTTACGTCCGGCTTCCCGAGCCGGGAACTCGGGGTGGGGGTCTTCCATCCCTCGTTTCCGCATCCGATCAACAAGGTCTGGGAGGTGGTAGAGGATTCCCCATCCGATGCGGCACGCTTGCTCTGGGCGCTCGGGCTGGTGCCGGTGCCGGTGGGGGATTACTGGTCGTTCATTCTCGATGTGCTCTTCTGCGGTGTAACGCTTGCGGCACTCCGGTTTCAGGAAGCGGCAAATATGCCGGCCTGGAAGGTAGATAAACTGGTACGGCTATTGGTGGGACCGAATCCCCTCCGGGCGCATGATGCCATTGGCGCGGGGGCGTCGTTCCTCACCTGGTCGTGCCTCTATCATCTGGCCGGGGAGTATGGCGACCTCTTTCAACCGGCGGCGGAACTCGAACGCCGCAAGGCTTCGGGCGAGACGTGGTATTCCTCGTTTAGGCCGGTAGTGGACCGGCCGTTCACGGACGGCGATCGCCTCGAAGCCTGGATTCTGGGGCCGTTGCTGCAGATGACGAGCCTCATCCTGCGCGAGTCGCGAGCCCACCTGGCACACATCAACGCCATCGGGGAAATGTGTGCACAGTTCACCAGAGGAGTTCCGGTGCTGGCACGGTCGTTAGGAACGACAAGGGTAATCGAAATAGTAGAGCGATATCACCGTCTCCATCCCGAGGCTGCCACGAGGGCGTGGCATCCCGAGGCTTTTTTGGCGCTTGAAAGCCCCGAAGGCGCGATGCTCTATGTCAACGCCGGGCACGACGGGACGGTCGGAGTGGTGACGATCAGCCGGGAGGCGCTGAACGGCGATGTCATCGCCGAATTGAACCGCGCTTTCGACTGGTTGATCGCAGAGGGTATCGAACGGGTGATCCTGTCCGGCGACTTCCACCTTTCGACGCAGATGATCGGCGCCGATACCGGCGAATTCTATCCAGCCCTTACGGACGAGCAAGCCGGCTTCAACCTCTCCAGCGAGTGGACCCGCACCGCGCGGCGGCTCTTCGATGGATTCAAGGTCAGTGTCGGTTTCATCGGCGGCAAGCGATGCCTCGGCGGGATGCTCGAACTGATGGAACATTGCCACTTCGTAGTCGCGGAGCGGGATACTCAGTTGGGACTGCCCGAAGTGACTCTGCCGGTCGTGCCGGGAATGGACGGGACGCATATTCTCTTTCGCCGCGCAAAAGAAGCCGATTGGAGCCGTGTGGCGCAACTCTTGATGACCGGCAAGGCGGTGAAAGCGGCTGATGCCGTCGGATGGCTCTGCGACCGGGTCGGGACGACGGACGAAGCGCTAGCCCAAACGTGGGGGTTGGCTATGAATGGATCAGCGCCGGAACGATCCTTGCGCCGGGAGAGCCTCAAACTGTCGGCCGGACTGTTCGAAGCGGTGGAGGCATCAACTGGTGCTGCAGGACGACAGGCGATTGCCGAGTCGGCACGGGACTGCGTGGGAATCGATTATGAAACTGCACTCGAACGACAAGCGCGACATTCTGCCGGTTTTATGATCGGTGAGGCATGTCGGAAAGGGGCGGTGGGATCCGCCGCCAGGCGGGTGCTGGGATAAGGGAAGGAAGCACCTGGCGGGCTGACTCCTCCAGGTGTTAAAGTGGGCGGGAATGATCCCACCCTCCAAGAGCCATCGGCAAGTTGGAAATCGGGAGCATCGTGGAGTTTCGCGAACCGATCGACCAGTTGGTGAACAGCCCGCAAAGGTTCACCTCACAACTCAAGTTCCCTGTGCCGGAGCGAATCAAAATCTACGATTCGACCCTGCGCGACGGCGAACAGATGCCGGGCGTCGCCTTTTCGCCGGGGCAGAAGTATCAGGTCGCCAAGGCGCTCTCGGAGATCGGCTGCGACATCCTCGACCTCGGTTTCCCCTATGCTGCGCTCTCCGATCGCTATGCACTACAGATGATCGTCCAAGCCAAGCGGCTCGGCGAAATCCGCAAGGAGGTCGATCTGCTGGTGATGTGCCGTTCGACCCAGCAGGACATCGACGCGACCATTCAATCGCTGCGCGACATCGACGTCGATATCAACGAGGTGACTTTCTTCATTTTCACCTCAGGCTCCGACCTGCACCTGAAGTATAAGATTGGCAAGACGCTCCTGAAGCGGGATGGGATCGATCCGGCGAAGTGGCTCGATCAGCCGGTCTCCTACTATCGCGATGCCAATATCCGGATGCAGTGCGACGCGATCCGGTATGCTCGCGAAAGAGGCGTCGAGCGGATTGAATTCGGCGGCGAAGACGGCTCCCGCGCCGACCTCGACTATACCATCGAACTTGCAAAGGCCGGCTACGATGCCGGCGGGACGCGCTACAGTTTTCCCGATACGGTCGGCTGCTTCACTCCGGAAGGCGTCGATTATTACATTCCGCGCATCGTCGCCGAGTTCCCGAATCGCGATCTGGTCTGCCACTTTCATAATGACTTCGGTCTCGCGACGATCAACACCTTGCGCGCGATGTCGCATGGCCTCAACGTCCCGACCTGCACCGCCAACGGAATGGGCGAACGGGCTGGAAACGCGCCGCTGCATCAGGTTACGGTTGCGTTGAAACTGCTCTACGGCGTTCACCTGCCACGTTTTCGTTACGAGAAGTTGCGTGAACTGAGGCAACTGGTCGAGGAGTTTTCGGGAATCCCGGTCTCGGCGCACGAGCCGGTCATAGGTGAGGGGGTCTTTACCCACGAGTCGGGCATTCACACCGCGGGACTCTTAATCGACGCCTCGATCTATCAGGTGATTCCACCGGAATTAGTCGGTGCGCGCATCCGGTATGTCTTCGGCAAGCACTCCGGGCTGGCTGCGGTTAAGGCAGTGCTTGAGAAGCCCGAGTACCGGTCTGGCCTTGAGCGGGACGGAGTCGAAGTGAACGACGACCTGATCGAAGCGGTTACGCTCTTCGTCAAGGATGCCCGCCAGAAGCGGACCCGGAGCGACCAGTTCACCTCGATCACCGAGGCCTACTACCGCGAATACGACCGACTCGGCATATCGGAATTGCGGCTGGTGGAACTCGCTTCGACTATCGGGCGGCTGCTGAAAGAAGGCCACTTCAACCATGTGGAGAGGAAGAAGTAGTAGGACAGGCATTCCTGCCTGTCCGGAATTTGGCATGGGGATGGGACGGGACAGACAAGAATGTCTGTCCTACTGTACAGATTAGATAGGAGTTCACAATGTCGCTTGACTGGCTGCCTCGCGAAGGGGGATTGAAGGACCATGACCTCTGGGGGGATGAGTTCTTTGGCGGTGAAGCCCCCACCGTCCGTTATGAACTGAAACCGGTTACAGCCCCTGACGGCAACGTTGCCGAAGGCTTGTTCACGGCCTGGATCACGCTCGATAACCCGGCGCAGTTCAATTCCTACACCACGCACATGGTGAAGGGCGTCATCGCCGGGTTTCACAAAGCCTCGATGGATCGGCGGGTGGTGGCGAT
Protein-coding regions in this window:
- a CDS encoding 3-isopropylmalate dehydratase small subunit translates to MGVAFKYGDSVDTDVIIPARYCTRFDAVYLAQHCLEDLDATFASRVRPGDIVVAGENFGCGSSRENAPIAIKGAGVAAVIAKSFARIFYRNSINIGLPILICPDAVEGIQDGDKVEVAPANGTIRNHTRGGEWQAAAFPAEIQGIIEAGGLVGYVRARLQNAAS
- a CDS encoding 3-isopropylmalate dehydratase large subunit — encoded protein: MTLAEKILARHSGRDRVKPGDLMMAKVDMVLGTDVTVPLSVEVFRSMGATRLFNPAKVVLVNDHFVPAKDVQAATLSQTMRNFAREQGVVHYYEVGRSGICHSLLPDEGLVAPGDLVVGADSHTCTYGALGAFSTGIGSTDMACAWALGELWFRVPETIRIDLYGEPAPYVGAKDIILNVIGTLGVDGAIYQALEFGGEAIRQMTMDGRITLCNMAIEAGAKAGLIEPDWTTAAYIDEIRRRKGRPAMPEAALDLTSDPDARYTRRLAFDVGSIRPTVAVPYLPSNIAPAAALGDIKVDQVVIGSCTNGRIEDFRIAAEVLGERPVHREVRLLIIPATPEIYKALISEGLAAQFMEAGAVITPPTCGPCIGGHMGVLGAGETGLFTTNRNFHGRNGHPDSRVYLAGPAVAAASAAAGRIVEPER
- a CDS encoding winged helix-turn-helix transcriptional regulator, producing MMRSLTLSPANRAKFTMTNDREERITFERLSDSLGFRVNYLARLMRSELEFRIKPFGLNGTTWPVMVALYEQDGQSQSDIGDRTGMDAPTMTRALDNLEARRYIDRYRDDHDRRVQLILLTREGRSVAIRAAQIGEEINRETVQLLSEEEREILWSSVSRIETALKSLIEKRVDYYADEASRV